One window of Nicotiana tomentosiformis chromosome 11, ASM39032v3, whole genome shotgun sequence genomic DNA carries:
- the LOC104089974 gene encoding uncharacterized protein — protein sequence MKRFYPPVSSKLPQSSSSSFIVTPVEENLNQLVEQPQSSKNQRHGIDLDSLKTDPKERLPIRDYHQNEHDEIRREYLRRGPCQPRYHKFPQRDFSGLKRRFNPKWFKGYHNWLEYSVIEDAAYCLYCYLFQDESIHQGGGDVFSSLGFKSWHKKNRLDMHESSSIHNQAKRKYEDLLKQKQSIQTSFDRQSTQTKLEYKIRLKASIEVVRLLLNQGLAFCGHREDESSLNKGNFLEILSWYAERCDKIRDLVLKKAPKNDQLTSHKIQKDIIIACKIETVKAIMDDLNGNFFALLVDELCDVSRKEQLAIVMRYVNRCGSVVEHFIGIVHVRNTTALCLKKAIVDYLAQHSLSLSYVRGQCYDGASNMQGDLRGLKTLIQ from the coding sequence ATGAAGAGATTTTATCCTCCGGTATCTTCCAAGTTGCCGCAATCAAGTTCATCCTCTTTCATTGTTACTCCCGTGGAAGAAAATTTGAACCAATTAGTAGAACAACCTCAATCCTCTAAAAATCAAAGACACGGAATAGATCTCGATTCTTTAAAGACTGATCCAAAGGAGAGATTACCCATTAGAGACTATCATCAAAATGAGCATGATGAGATTAGAAGAGAATACCTCCGAAGAGGTCCTTGCCAACCCCGATATCATAAGTTTCCTCAAAGAGATTTTTCGGGCTTAAAGCGTCGTTTCAATCCTAAATGGTTTAAAGGATATCATAATTGGTTGGAGTATAGTGTGATTGAAGATGCAGCGTACTGtttgtattgttatttatttcaagATGAAAGCATTCATCAAGGTGGAGGTGATGTATTTTCAAGTTTAGGATTTAAGAGCTGGCACAAAAAGAACAGATTAGATATGCATGAGTCGAGCAGTATTCATAATCAGGCAAAAAGGAAATATGAAGATCTATTAAAACAAAAACAGTCAATTCAAACTTCATTTGATAGGCAATCCACTCAAACCAAGCTCGAATACAAAATTCGCTTGAAGGCTTCAATTGAGGTGGTGAGACTCCTATTGAATCAAGGATTGGCATTCTGTGGACATCGTGAAGATGAATCATCATTAAACAAGGGTAACTTTCTTGAGATTCTTTCATGGTATGCAGAGAGGTGCGATAAAATCCGTGATCTTGTGTTGAAAAAGGCTCCAAAGAATGATCAGTTGACTTCTCATAAAATTCAGAAAGACATTATCATTGCATGTAAAATTGAAACAGTTAAAGCAATTATGGACGATCTAAATGGAAACTTTTTTGCATTGCTAGTTGATGAATTATGTGATGTATCACGCAAAGAGCAATTAGCTATTGTCATGCGATATGTTAATAGATGCGGATCTGTGGTAGAGCATTTTATTGGGATCGTTCATGTTCGTAATACTACTGCTTTGTGTTTAAAGAAAGCAATTGTTGATTACCTTGCTCAACATTCTTTGAGTTTATCTTATGTGCGTGGACAATGCTATGATGGAGCAAGCAACATGCAAGGGGATTTGCGTGGCCTCAAAACTTTGATTCAATAA
- the LOC104089972 gene encoding defensin-like protein P322, with protein MANSMRFFATVLLIALLVMATEMGPMTIAEARTCESQSHRFKGPCSRDSNCATVCLTEGFSGGDCRGFRRRCFCTRPC; from the exons ATGGCAAACTCCATGCGCTTCTTTGCAACTGTGTTACTTATAGCATTGCTTGTCATGGCTACCG AGATGGGACCAATGACAATTGCAGAGGCAAGAACTTGTGAGTCCCAGAGCCACCGTTTCAAGGGACCATGCTCAAGAGATAGCAACTGTGCCACCGTTTGTCTGACCGAAGGATTTTCCGGTGGCGACTGCCGTGGATTCCGCCGCCGTTGTTTCTGTACCAGGCCTTGCTAA